A genomic segment from Mesorhizobium sp. AR02 encodes:
- the accC gene encoding acetyl-CoA carboxylase biotin carboxylase subunit, with amino-acid sequence MFDTVLIANRGEIALRILRACRDLGLKTVAAHSEADASLRHVTLADKAICIGPAAATESYLNIAEIIAAAQLTGAGAIHPGYGFLSENAAFAEAVENAGLIFVGPSATAIRTMGDKVSAKRTMIAAGVPCVAGSKGALPQDEQEVRAIAEAIGYPVIVKAAGGGGGRGMRIVRDEQALMEAVSMAVKEADRAFGNPQVYLEKFLEQPRHIEIQILADKHGRAVWLGERDCSMQRRHQKIIEEAPAPGIAREAIADIGDLCARACLTIGYTGAGTFEFLYEDGRFSFIEMNTRVQVEHPVTELVTGIDIVREQIRIARGEPLSFSQADIRIQGHAVECRINAEDPYSFRPHPGRVERWTPPGGPGIRVESHLYSGYTVPPHYDSLVAKLLAHGATRAEAIRRMRGALGEMEAVGIATNAPLHGILMEEPGFAAGGFDIHHLEHLIEGGLLEGRGGDDA; translated from the coding sequence ATGTTCGATACCGTCCTTATCGCCAACCGCGGTGAAATCGCGCTGCGCATCCTGCGCGCCTGCCGCGATCTCGGATTGAAAACGGTGGCGGCGCACTCGGAGGCCGATGCGAGCCTTCGCCATGTCACGCTAGCGGACAAGGCGATCTGCATCGGACCGGCTGCCGCGACGGAGAGCTATCTCAACATCGCCGAGATCATCGCGGCCGCGCAACTCACCGGCGCGGGCGCGATCCATCCGGGCTATGGTTTCCTTTCGGAGAACGCCGCCTTCGCCGAGGCCGTCGAAAACGCCGGCCTCATCTTCGTCGGGCCGTCCGCGACGGCGATCCGCACCATGGGCGACAAGGTCTCCGCTAAGCGCACGATGATCGCCGCCGGCGTTCCGTGCGTTGCGGGCTCGAAGGGTGCGCTGCCGCAGGACGAGCAAGAGGTGCGCGCCATTGCCGAGGCCATCGGCTATCCCGTCATCGTCAAGGCAGCGGGTGGTGGGGGCGGGCGCGGCATGCGCATCGTGCGCGATGAGCAGGCCCTGATGGAAGCCGTTTCCATGGCGGTGAAAGAGGCGGACCGAGCCTTCGGCAACCCGCAAGTCTATCTGGAAAAATTCCTCGAGCAGCCGCGGCATATCGAGATCCAGATCCTGGCGGATAAGCACGGTAGGGCTGTCTGGCTCGGCGAGCGGGATTGCTCCATGCAACGCCGTCACCAGAAGATCATCGAGGAAGCGCCGGCGCCTGGCATCGCCCGCGAGGCGATCGCCGACATCGGCGACCTGTGTGCCCGCGCATGCCTGACCATCGGCTATACAGGTGCCGGCACGTTCGAATTCCTCTACGAGGACGGGCGCTTCTCTTTCATCGAGATGAACACCCGCGTGCAGGTGGAGCATCCCGTCACTGAGCTCGTCACCGGCATCGATATCGTGCGTGAGCAGATCCGCATCGCTCGCGGCGAACCGTTGTCATTCAGCCAGGCAGACATCCGCATTCAAGGCCACGCCGTCGAATGCCGCATCAACGCTGAAGATCCCTACAGCTTTCGGCCGCATCCGGGCCGGGTCGAGCGCTGGACGCCGCCCGGCGGCCCCGGCATCCGTGTCGAATCGCATCTCTACTCCGGCTACACCGTGCCGCCGCATTACGATTCGCTGGTGGCCAAGCTCCTGGCGCATGGCGCGACGCGGGCCGAGGCGATCCGGCGGATGCGCGGGGCGCTGGGCGAGATGGAGGCAGTCGGCATCGCCACCAATGCACCGCTGCACGGTATCCTGATGGAGGAGCCCGGCTTCGCCGCCGGAGGCTTCGATATTCATCATCTCGAACATCTCATTGAAGGCGGTCTGCTCGAGGGGCGAGGCGGCGATGACGCTTGA
- a CDS encoding biotin attachment protein: MTLEEIERLAAWCASAGIGEIALAEAGFSLRLHMQAVVAETPRAGAEALKAETVFKGVRAPGVGVFRIDHPTTGHPVAGPGQTVRKGETVGVLQVGPCLKAVLAPADGVLGAALIEDGAVVGYGTPLYELV; this comes from the coding sequence ATGACGCTTGAGGAGATCGAAAGGCTGGCCGCTTGGTGCGCAAGTGCCGGCATAGGGGAGATCGCGCTGGCCGAGGCCGGCTTTTCGCTGCGCCTGCATATGCAGGCCGTGGTTGCCGAAACACCTAGGGCTGGCGCCGAAGCGCTGAAGGCGGAAACGGTCTTCAAGGGCGTGCGTGCGCCCGGCGTCGGCGTGTTCCGTATCGATCATCCAACGACCGGCCACCCTGTTGCCGGACCTGGCCAGACGGTCCGCAAGGGCGAGACGGTCGGCGTCCTGCAGGTCGGCCCATGCCTGAAGGCCGTGCTCGCGCCGGCAGACGGCGTGCTGGGCGCGGCGCTGATCGAGGACGGAGCGGTCGTCGGTTACGGCACCCCGCTCTACGAACTGGTGTGA
- a CDS encoding LamB/YcsF family protein — MVRTTEESAGAAEGLQVDINSDMGEGFGAYRLGDDAAILDIVSSANVACGFHAGDPEIMAATFSMARDKGVAVGAHPSFADLWGFGRRIIPHSMDEIERLVAYQIGAAQALSAYAGHPIRYVKAHGALGNLTQTDRGVAEAVTRAVKAVDPGLICLAIALGFQDRIARDAGLTVRSEIFADRAYTEEGFLVSRKLEGAVIHDAQMAAERVVRMVKQGAIETISGQALKTPIDSICVHSDTPAAVAIAARVRARLEEDGISVRAFAAIV, encoded by the coding sequence ATGGTTCGAACCACTGAGGAAAGCGCCGGTGCGGCCGAAGGATTACAGGTCGATATCAATTCCGACATGGGCGAGGGTTTCGGAGCCTACAGACTCGGCGACGATGCGGCTATCCTCGACATCGTCAGTTCCGCCAATGTGGCCTGCGGCTTTCATGCCGGTGACCCCGAGATCATGGCGGCCACGTTCTCGATGGCGCGCGATAAGGGCGTCGCTGTTGGCGCGCATCCGAGCTTCGCCGATCTGTGGGGGTTCGGACGCCGCATCATCCCGCATTCCATGGATGAAATCGAAAGGCTAGTCGCCTATCAGATCGGCGCGGCGCAGGCGCTTTCCGCCTATGCCGGCCATCCGATCCGCTACGTGAAGGCGCATGGCGCACTTGGCAACCTTACCCAGACAGACCGTGGCGTCGCCGAAGCCGTGACCCGCGCAGTCAAGGCCGTCGATCCCGGCCTGATCTGCCTCGCCATTGCGCTCGGCTTCCAGGACAGGATCGCGCGCGACGCGGGCCTGACGGTCAGGTCCGAAATCTTCGCCGACCGCGCCTACACGGAGGAAGGCTTTCTTGTCTCGCGCAAGCTGGAAGGCGCAGTCATTCACGATGCGCAGATGGCGGCGGAACGGGTCGTCCGCATGGTCAAGCAAGGCGCCATCGAGACGATTTCCGGGCAGGCGCTCAAGACACCAATCGATTCGATCTGCGTTCATAGCGACACGCCGGCGGCAGTCGCAATTGCCGCGCGCGTGCGGGCCCGCCTGGAAGAGGACGGGATCAGCGTCAGAGCATTCGCGGCAATCGTCTGA
- a CDS encoding DUF1330 domain-containing protein has protein sequence MAKGYLVAQVTITNSDAYSNYAKVAGDLLKQYGARVVVKPETALIKEGNPKARTVIFEFGSFDRAKEFWDSPEYAEAKALRAGAADADFILIEGTD, from the coding sequence ATGGCCAAGGGATATCTTGTCGCGCAAGTCACCATCACCAATTCGGACGCCTACTCCAACTACGCCAAGGTTGCGGGCGATCTGCTAAAACAATATGGCGCCCGCGTCGTCGTCAAACCAGAGACCGCCTTGATCAAGGAAGGAAATCCCAAAGCCCGCACGGTGATTTTCGAGTTTGGGAGCTTCGACAGGGCAAAGGAATTCTGGGACAGCCCAGAATATGCCGAAGCCAAGGCGCTGCGGGCAGGCGCCGCCGATGCCGACTTCATCCTCATCGAGGGTACCGACTGA
- a CDS encoding Ldh family oxidoreductase, which translates to MTNTAITVDALHERVDAIFRKAGLNPIQASAITRVIVAAERDACKSHGIYRIEGALRTIKAGKVEPDALPELLPQDAPALVKVDAKHGFANPAFELGLPVLVERARSCGIAALAINDAVHFSALWVEVESLTQAGLAGLAMCPSYATVAPTGGNGPLLGTNPFAFGWPREEQPPYVFDFATSVAARGEIELHRRAGKKLPEGWAIDVNGRPTTDPEAALAGAMLSFGGHKGSAIGTMIELLAGIMIGDLTSPEALDLLGTTTLYPSHGELVIAFSPQAFSAGSPGNPLGRAEALFEAIVGQGARLPSQRRFLARAASERDGISLSAQEIEQLDRFLEQGLGAV; encoded by the coding sequence ATGACCAACACCGCGATCACCGTCGATGCCCTGCATGAGCGCGTCGATGCAATTTTCCGCAAGGCCGGGCTGAACCCCATCCAGGCCAGCGCCATCACACGGGTCATCGTCGCGGCGGAACGCGACGCCTGCAAGTCGCATGGCATCTACCGGATCGAAGGCGCCCTGCGGACGATCAAGGCCGGGAAGGTAGAACCGGACGCGCTGCCCGAGTTGTTGCCTCAAGACGCTCCCGCCCTCGTCAAAGTGGATGCGAAGCACGGCTTCGCCAACCCGGCCTTCGAACTGGGTCTGCCGGTGCTGGTCGAGCGGGCACGCTCGTGCGGGATTGCCGCTCTCGCGATCAACGATGCGGTGCATTTTTCCGCCCTTTGGGTGGAGGTCGAAAGCTTGACGCAGGCAGGCCTTGCCGGCCTGGCCATGTGCCCGAGCTATGCCACGGTCGCTCCGACTGGTGGCAACGGACCGTTGCTTGGCACCAATCCTTTTGCCTTTGGCTGGCCGCGCGAAGAGCAGCCGCCTTATGTTTTCGACTTCGCGACGTCGGTTGCCGCGCGCGGCGAGATCGAGCTCCATCGCCGGGCCGGCAAGAAGCTGCCGGAAGGCTGGGCGATCGATGTCAACGGCAGGCCGACGACGGATCCGGAAGCTGCCCTGGCAGGCGCCATGCTTTCTTTCGGCGGGCACAAGGGTTCTGCCATCGGGACGATGATCGAGTTGCTCGCCGGCATCATGATCGGCGACCTGACCAGCCCCGAGGCGCTCGATCTACTCGGTACCACGACGCTTTATCCGTCGCATGGAGAGCTGGTCATCGCTTTCTCGCCACAAGCTTTTTCCGCCGGCAGTCCCGGCAATCCGCTGGGTCGTGCCGAAGCCCTGTTCGAGGCGATCGTCGGTCAGGGTGCGCGCCTGCCCTCGCAGCGGCGGTTCCTTGCTCGTGCGGCTTCGGAGAGAGACGGCATCAGTCTCTCCGCCCAGGAAATCGAACAGCTCGACCGTTTTCTCGAGCAAGGGCTGGGCGCCGTTTGA